From Etheostoma cragini isolate CJK2018 chromosome 10, CSU_Ecrag_1.0, whole genome shotgun sequence, the proteins below share one genomic window:
- the LOC117951623 gene encoding protein PFF0380w-like yields MQTGREASNGTSSQRVTGRLAGETWTRGSRGSWLEEDTETGRNMKTGRNTETGRNMETGRNMKTGRNTETGRNMETGRNMETGRNTETGRNTETGRNTETGRNTETGRNTETGRNMETGRNTETGRNMETGRNMED; encoded by the coding sequence ATGCAGACAGGCAGGGAAGCAAGCAACGGGACCAGCTCACAAAGGGTCACAGGGAGGCTGGCCGGAGAAACATGGACACGAGGATCACGGGGAAGCTGGCTGGAGGAAGACACAGAGACTGGTAGGAACATGAAGACTGGTAGGAACACAGAGACTGGGAGGAACATGGAGACTGGTAGGAACATGAAGACTGGTAGGAACACGGAGACTGGTAGGAACATGGAGACTGGGAGGAACATGGAGACTGGGAGGAACACGGAGACTGGTAGGAACACGGAGACTGGTAGGAACACGGAGACTGGTAGGAACACGGAGACTGGGAGGAACACGGAGACTGGGAGGAACATGGAGACTGGTAGGAACACGGAGACTGGGAGGAACATGGAGACTGGTAGGAACATGGAGGACTAG